One segment of Rattus norvegicus strain BN/NHsdMcwi chromosome 16, GRCr8, whole genome shotgun sequence DNA contains the following:
- the Rpl23al2 gene encoding large ribosomal subunit protein uL23-like: MVLKVKKEVPAPPKAEAKVKALKAKKELLKGVHGHKKKKIHMSHTFWWPKTLQLWRQPKYPRKSVPKLNHYALIRFPLTTESAMMKIENNMLVFIVDVKANKQQVKQGMKKLYDIDVAKVNTLIRPDGEKANVHLVLDYNALDVANKIVII; encoded by the coding sequence ATGGTGctgaaagtgaagaaggaagtTCCTGCCCCTCCCAAAGCCGAAGCCAAAGTGAAGGCCTTGAAAGCTAAGAAGGAATTGCTAAAAGGTGTCCACGGCCACAAAAAGAAGAAGATCCATATGTCACACACTTTCTGGTGGCCCAAGACCCTGCAGCTCTGGAGGCAGCCAAAATATCCTAGAAAGAGTGTACCCAAGCTTAACCACTATGCTCTCATCAGATTCCCATTGACCACTGAGTCAGCTATGATGAAAATAGAGAACAACATGCTTGTGTTCATTGTGGATGTGAAGGCCAACAAGCAGCAGGTCAAACAGGGCATGAAGAAACTCTATGACATTGATGTAGCCAAAGTCAATACCTTGATAAGACCTGATGGAGAAAAGGCGAATGTTCACTTGGTTCTTGATTATAATGCTCTAGATGTTGCCAACAAGATTGTGATCATCTAA